Below is a genomic region from Rosa chinensis cultivar Old Blush chromosome 5, RchiOBHm-V2, whole genome shotgun sequence.
AGGTGGAGCAAAGGATTGTGAGGATGTGAACCAGTGAAGAAAGATTTTGGAGGGTGAGTTGGCGTTCTCTCATTGGTAGTTTCTGGATCAGAGATTGTTGGCTGAATATCTGAGTATCAACCAAGTAAATTTAGCCAACGCCTATAAACGGTTTGTCCATagtaagatgactaaaactttGACCATGTGAAAAGGAGCTCATACGGTCATACCTGAAATTTCATGGCAAAAACACTTCTTTCTGTTCCTCTTTACTACATACAAACAAAGCTAAAGGTAACGGGAAATCAAGATTGTAGACATCCGAGATTGAATGCTTATTATTGAGCGCTTCATGGATTCAAACGAAGAGATATAGTAGTGCGACAAGTTAAAGGTTAGGCAAAAAAAGATTTCAAATTTACATGGGACATGAAACACATCATTTAGGATCCAAGAAACCAACTGGATGATTGATAGGTTCTCAGGTCTCACATAACAAGTCTTATATTACGATAAAATTTCTAAAGGTAAACAGACAACCCTTGCACCCTAAAGACACCCTGGTCTTTCCTATTTGTTTGGAATATTCTGGCCTCAGCCTTCTGTACATTCCTCCCTTTTACACACTTTATGGATAGGAACATCAAACAACACTAGAATTACAATGATACTAATATACACCTACACCCTCTTCTTCAACAGCGTCAATTATGCTACTAGGCTTTCACAGTTGCACCCATGAATCAGCAACACCAAAACACTTATTCGCAGGTTGCACATTCAACTTAAATAAGAGAATCTAGGTAAGAGTAATCCCGGTGTCGTCCATACTCGAGAAGACTACCATACGTACGATCCCACACTCCAATGAAAAGTGACTCTGTGTCTGGACTGAATGATATGCCAGATATCTCACCAAAGAAGTCGATTTCCTGCTCCTTCTCATACCCACTTTTCACATCATAGACATGCACAAAGTCTGCTGGCTCTGCCATCATCATATACCGACCATCAGAAGTATAACGGATTGACCGAATAGCTCCAAGGTTTCCCTTTAAAACAGCAACCGACTTGGATAGGTTTCGAACATCCCAAACCCGACAAGTTTTGTCCTGGTTCCCAGTAGCAAAGGTGATACCATCAGGATGCCACGCTGATGCAAATGAGAAATCCAAGTGCCCAGATAAAGCCGTCACTGTCTGCAAGAATCTCATCCAGATCAGTACACATTCAAGTCCAGGCTCCAAATGGATAAACATTAATACACAGTTTTCAAGTGAAAAGTAAATTACCTTTCCAGTCTGAGAGTCCACCAACATCCCATCTGGATTGTCACCAACAATCACAAGAAATTTGCCATTGGGACTCAAAGAAGTATGCTACAGAAGAAAGCATAAAAGCGCAAGGTAGCTTAGTAAACTCAGTGTAGGAAGCAATTAGTGAACAACAGTTTACTAAAGTTGGAAGTAGCAAGCACTTAATAACTAGGTCACCACACGTAATAAAGTAACTAATAcacttgagggaaaaaaaaaattattacagaAAACCGCCCATGAAGCGCAAGCAACAATAAATAATAACTTAAACATCCAACAATGTTAAGCAAACACTAAAAGAATGCAGAATGCAGGAAGCTCACATTCACTGGCCAAGGAAAACGGAAATGCTTAGAAAGCTGAAATTTCTCCATGTCAAAGTCTCTGACTCCACAATCATTATTTGATGCTGTAAAGTGAACTGCACCACTGAAATTCGTAGATACTAGATCAGTTTAAGCTCATGTCTGGAACTAAGAAAATCTAATCCCTAGGAAAAGAGCAAGCACCTGGGACCATCATAAATCTCAACAGCATTTGTAATGGCATTATCATCGTAAGTTGTCCTTGAACAAAAGCTAACTCCAGGCCGATCAAGATGCTGCATTCCAGTTAAAGGTTAAATAGTTCATTAGTTCTTCGAAAGGAAAACATTAAACTAAAATGAATCATCTGGCACAGTGGAGTGACCAAAAGAGTATACTGGAGGTATGCAACTGCTGAATAAGCACTCATCCATTCTTAGTTATATTGCTTTTCTaaagtaatatatatattacaagAAGTAATTTAATAACTTATCCCAtgcaataaataaaaaatttagtaacTCACCTTACAAATAACCACTCATCCATTCTCAGTGATACTGTTTTTTCTAATGTAATAAACACATTTTGAGAAGTGACTTAGCAACTTATCTACtgtaataaataaaattattagTAAATAGGCACTCATCCATTATCATTCAATACTGTTTTTCTAATGCAATAAATACATTTTGAGAAGTGACTTAGCAACTTATCTACtgtaataaataaaattattagTAAATAAGCACTCATCCATTATCATTCAATACTGGTTTTCTAATGCAATAAATACATTTTGAGAAGTGATTTAGTAACTTATCTGatgtaataaataaatttattagTAACTCACCTTACAAATAAGTTCTCCCTGGAATCCTCCAGCAACCAGCAACTTATCTTTTACTGCAAGAGTACTAACTTGAGTCTGCGTAAATCCCTCCAAGAGACTCCCGGGATGTTTCTACATGGTGAGTATAAATGGATCAATTACCAGTGAAACATTGTCAAGTAATAAAAAGATATAATAAAAAAGTTGCATAAAAAACACTCACCTCTGATGGTGCCACATGTCCTGAAACATTTAGAACCTCAGACTTGTTGCAACTCAATGACGACCAATGAATGACAGAAAAATGTGACATAAGGTAGACATCATGCTTTGATGTAGCCCAGACCAAGTTCCGCAACTGTATCAACAAGCGAGTGAAAGAACATTCAGTCAAACAAACCACATCAATAGGCTACATTACCAGAAAGCAAGCATAGCCCAAGTAATAATACATGCTTGAACTCAGCACACCTGAAAATGAAGAATAGTTGATTTCACTGATCTTGCATTACGTCTAAACTCATAATATACAGATCCCTTCTTTGTAATGTTGCAATCCTGTTACCCAAGAGAAGAAAATCATGATCAAATTACTCGTAAGAGCCAAAGTTGATACTTCCACATAACCAAAGAactttgaaaataaataaatcaatagaAAAATGGTAAATGGTTTTTACCTTCCCTGACCCTTCTCCGGAATTAGGGATGTTTTCATAATTCTTGTACTGTTCTAACCTAGTTTGCCGGTATTTTTCTCTAGTAATGCTAAGTCTATCCCAAGGAATACCTTGGATGTCTTTTCCTCTTCTTGCTTGAGCAGCAGTTGTATCAGCTACTTTACTATTCTGCAGAAGATCAACAAAAATATTTCCAAATAGATAAGTGAccacaaagaaacaagaaacatTCACTGCTCATACAAAATTCGAATTTGACCATATAAAAGGGTATTGCAAAAATAGTAAGATATATATAGCAAACTTTTTTAAAGTGTCATTATCTGTATATATCACATAGAACATAAATATATATCACTAACCGCATATTCAAATTCATCAACATCAGACTCGGAGCCAGCCAGGTCTCTTCCACGAAATTCGTCATCCATATCATCATCTACATCTTCCATTTCATATTCATCTTCCACGTAACCAGCGTAGTGGGACATATTCTTCCCAACAACCCACAACTAGCACCAAAAAATATTCAAGCCAGTTACTTGACAATCagcaaagaaagaaatagtATAAATCAACCTACATTATAAACAGGAAGGTGTGAAAAGGTTTACTGGCTAATAGCTAAACTTAATGACTACATTACTCATGTTGTGATGTTGCTAATAGCTATCCATAAGGTACTCAGAAATAAGTTTCACCACTGAATAATCAAAACATGTCTAATGGAGTAGTTTATTCATATGTAATGGTAATTTTCTAAATGTGCAATTGACTGCAACACACAAGTCAATCTATAATGAAGTTTCTGGACTACGCAAGCTACAAAGAAACAAGCTCTTCCACGTTCAACAGTGACAAAAACttctctataaaaaaaaaagaaaaatcgaGCACTCAAACATGCATCTCATCCATGATATACTTACGGAATGAAACAAACAGGATGACACCATCAAAAGTAGCTCAAATAAACACTTAACCAGCAATGCTGTATTACTTGTTAATTTCAAAGATGGAAACTTTGATGGAGGCAACTCA
It encodes:
- the LOC112165513 gene encoding uncharacterized WD repeat-containing protein C2A9.03, with the translated sequence MSHYAGYVEDEYEMEDVDDDMDDEFRGRDLAGSESDVDEFEYANSKVADTTAAQARRGKDIQGIPWDRLSITREKYRQTRLEQYKNYENIPNSGEGSGKDCNITKKGSVYYEFRRNARSVKSTILHFQLRNLVWATSKHDVYLMSHFSVIHWSSLSCNKSEVLNVSGHVAPSEKHPGSLLEGFTQTQVSTLAVKDKLLVAGGFQGELICKHLDRPGVSFCSRTTYDDNAITNAVEIYDGPSGAVHFTASNNDCGVRDFDMEKFQLSKHFRFPWPVNHTSLSPNGKFLVIVGDNPDGMLVDSQTGKTVTALSGHLDFSFASAWHPDGITFATGNQDKTCRVWDVRNLSKSVAVLKGNLGAIRSIRYTSDGRYMMMAEPADFVHVYDVKSGYEKEQEIDFFGEISGISFSPDTESLFIGVWDRTYGSLLEYGRHRDYSYLDSLI